The sequence below is a genomic window from Bos javanicus breed banteng chromosome 5, ARS-OSU_banteng_1.0, whole genome shotgun sequence.
gacagtaatccaagcctatgccccaaccagtaacgctgaagaagctgaagtagaacggttctatgaagacctacaaaaccttttagaactaacacccaaaaaagatgtccttttcattataggggactggaatgcaaaagtaggaagtcgagaaacacctggagtaacaggcaaatttggccttggaatacgcaatgaagcagggcaaaggctaatagagttttgccaagaaaattcactggtcataacaaacaccctcttccaacaacacaagagaagactctacacatggacatcaccagatggtcaacaccgaaatcagattgattatatcctttggagccaaagatggagaagctctatacagtcagcaaaaacaagaccaggagctgactgtggctcagatcatgaactccttattgccaaattcagacttaaattgaagaaagtagggaaaaccactagaccattcaggtatgacctaaatcaaatcccttatgattatacagtggaagtgagaaatagatttaagggactagatctgatagacagagtgcctgatgaactatggacagaggttcatgacattgtacagcagacagggctcaagaccatccccatggaaaagaaatgcaaaaaagcaaaatggctgtctgggaaggccttacaaatagctgtgagaagaagaaaaGCAGCCTTTTCCGGTAAGCGGCCTGAGGTGACCCCTAAAAATGGTGCGCTATTCACTTGATccagaaaaccccacaaaatcatGCAAATCCAGAGGTTTAAATCTTCGTGTTCACTTTAAGAACACTCGTGAAACTGCCCAGGCCATAAAGGGTATGCATATCCGAAAAGCCACCAAGTATCCGAAGGATGCCACTTTAAAGAAGCAATGTGTGCCATTCTGTCGCTACAACGGTGGAGTTGGTGGGTGTGCACAGGCCAAACAGCGGGGCTGGACGCAGGGTCGGTGGCTCAAAAAGAGTGCTGAATTTTTACTACGCATGCTCAAAAATGCAGAGAGTAATGCTGAACTTAAGGGCTTAGATGTAGATTCTCTGGTCATTGAGCACATCCAAGTGAACAAAGCCCCCAGGATGCGGCGCAGGACTTACAGAGCTCATGGTCGGATTAACCCCTACAGGAGCTCTCCCTGCCACATTGAGATGATCCttcctgaaaaagaacagattgttcctaaaccagaagaggaggttgcacagaagaaaaagacatcccagaagaaactgaagaaacaaacACTTACGGCTGGGAATAAATGccgcaaaaaataaatgcaaataaaagtaaaaacaaaagaagagaagagaagcgaaaagcaaaggagaaaaggaaagatataagcatctgaatgcagagttccaaagaatagcaaggagagataagaaagccttcctcaccgatcaatgcaaagaaatagaggaaaacaacagaatgggaaagactagagatctcttcaagaaaattagagataccaagggagcatttcatgcaaagatgggctcgataaaggacagaaatggtatggacctacagaagcagaagatattaagaagaggtagcaagaatacatagaaaaactgtacaaaaaaaattttcatgacccagataatcacgatggtgtgatcactcacctacagccagacatcctggaatgtgaagtcaagtgggccttagaaagcatcattatgaacaaagctagtggaggtgatgaaattccagtggagctatttcaaatcctacaagatgatgctttgaaagtgctgcactcaatatgccagcaaatttggaaaactcagcagtggccacagaactggaaaagttttcattgcaatcccaaagaaaggcaatgccaaagaatgctcaaactaccgcacaattgctctcatctcacacgctagtaaaataatggtcaaaatctccaagccaggcttcagcaatatgtgaactgtgaacttccagaggttcaagctggtttttgaaaaggcagaggaaccagagatcaaacggccaacatccactggatcatcaaaaaagcaagagagttccagaaaaacatctatttctcctttattgactatgccaaagcctttgactctgtggatcacaataaactgtggaaaattctgaaagagattggaataccagaccacctgacctgcctcttgagaaacctgtatgcaggtcaggaaggaacaatgagaactggacatggaacaacagactggctccaaataggaaaaggagtatgtcaaggctgtatgttgtcaccctgcttatttaacttctatgcagagtacatcatgagaaacgctgggctggaagaagcacaagctagaatcaagattgccgggagaaatatcaataacctcagatatgcagatgacaccacccttatggcagaaagtgaagaggtactaaaaagcctcttgatgaaagtgaaagtagagagtgaaaaagttcgcttaaagctcaacattcagaaaacgaagatcatggcatccggtcccatcacttcatgggaaatagatggggaaacagtgtcagactttctttttctgggctccaaaatcactgcagatggtgactgcagccatgaaattaaaagacacttactccttggaaggaaagttatgaccaacctagatagcatattcaaaagccgagacattactttgccaacaaaggtctgtctagtcaaagctgtggtttttccagtggtcatgtatggatgtgagagttggactgtgaagaaagctgagcgctgaagaattgatgcttttgaagtgtggtgttggagaagactcttgagagtcccttggactgcaaggagatccaaccagtccattctaaaggagatcagtcctgggtgttctttggaaggactgatgctaaagctgaaactctaatactttggccacctcatgtgaagagttgactcattggaaaagactctgatgctgggagggattgggggcaggaggagaaggggacaacagagggtgagatggctggatggcatcaccgactcgatggacatgaatttaagtagactccgggagttggtgatggacagggaggcctggcgtgctgtgattcatggggttgcaaagagtcggacacaactgagcgactgaactgaactgaattcctacTAAGGATGGAGGTTCCTGCTTGTAGCCCAGTCCCATCAAGATAGGATCAACAACAGTATCCTTAACTTTTGTTCACAAAACAACAAGCTGAAAGAACTGACTGTCAAATTagatctcaaaattaaaaaatatttccaggcTTATTTCTGACAAGAATGACCCAAAAGCCACAGTAGCCTCTGGTCTGCCACCCCCAAGTCTCAGGGGGCACCCCAATGGTGAGACTTTGGTTTCTAAGACCTTCTCCACCAAAGGAAAATGGATTCCTtggaacataaataaatatatgaaagtgaaagtcactcagtcatgtccgaccctttgcaaccccatggactatacagtccatggaattctctaggccagaatactggagtgggtagccttttccttctccaggggatattcccaacccattgattgaacccaggtctcatgcattgcaggaggattttttaccagctgagccacaagcgaagcccaaataaataaatatatacatatatatatgtatatattaatgatCCAGAATGCCCTGTAGTGGCAGGAAGGAAGGCCACTCTCAGAAATATTAGGGAAGCAACGGAAAGATGAGGGAACAATTAGAAGTCTCCCCCAATGCTAGTCAAcccatagcaatacaggcatcaAAGTTGTTAATGGAAATAATTATAGTTAATTTGAATAAATTCACTCCTTGAAAAGCCAGGACTATAATGACACTTTAAAGTGAAACATGACTGTAACACTGCTGTATGACTTGTTTGGATTTTTATGGAGCTTATTAAGTTGGGATGTGTTActttgtgtatcttctttcttttattagtGTTAACTAATTGGAGAGATATGTTTACTTTGTATGTGCAATTACAAGGTAATTGTAATTATCTTGAAGGAGTATGGGAGGCAGGAACTGTACCACAGAAACAGGGGTAACTCATGTGACCGCACAGAACCTCAGACAGGTGAGGCTCCTTTAGGTTCACAACATGGGGTCAGTCTCAGTTGCCCCGGGAAAGAAAGGTTCACAGAAAATATCCACAATGATTAATTAGCCAAGTGTCACTCTGAGgagaagaattgacgcttttgaattcTAGAGAAGATTCTCGAgcgtcccttgggcagcaaggagatcaaaccagctgatcctaaaggaaatcaaccctcagtactcattgaaagggctgatgctgaagctgaagctccgatactttggccacctattgcaaacagccaactcattagaaaagaccctgatactgggaaagattgatggcagaaggagaagagggcgacagaggatgagatgattggatgacatcaccaactcaatggacatgaacttgggcaaactccaggagatggtaagggacagggagggctggcatattgcagtccatggggtcgcaaagagtcgtacatgacttggcaactgaacacaaacacacacacacacacacacacacacatgcacactctccAGGAAAGGCAGTCAAGCCCTAGTGTCCCAGCCAAAGACCAAGGTCAAACATCTGGGTACAGTGACCTCAGTTAGTTTTGGAAGATTATCACAAACATGAGAGGGTATCCAGATTTCATCAACAAAGCCCTGGAGAGAAACCACAAGTATGGCAAAATCCCtaggaagaaataaaagccaGGATGGAAATGATGCTCGTGGTCTTGACATTTTACAAGAGTTTTAAGTATAATTGTTATAACAGTGTTGTTCTTGGATGCAGCCATAAAAAATTGTGTAATTGCACTTTAAATCGACAGAGGGTTACTTACTCGAGTTTGTAATCATATTTGATACCCAAGaaaaattggatttttaaattttatttgtgagATAGAAGAGCTTTCACGTCTGCCTAGATCTGGGGAATGAGACGTCTTGATAGCAACAATTGCATCAATAAATGCAGTGGGTGGTTTATAGGCTGCCTCTCTGATTCTCCTGGTGGCATTTGATAGCTGACCATGAATTTTCTGTACCCTTGGCCTCCTGCCCCTTGGACTGGTCATCTTCTGGTGGACTTTTCTTTCTCAATCTACCCCTGCCACACACCGGAGCCCCTGGGCCCTTTTCTGGCCCCTTCTCCCTTGGCCTTGCGCATTGGCCAGGTGTCTCCTACAGCTGTGGCCGGACCTCCATCTCACCCCGGCCTCCTTCCAAAGCTGAAACCTTGTTCAGACCGCAAAGGAGTTGTAGGTACTCAGAGCATCCGCTTGGTCAGCCTCGTGAAAAGGCAGCATCAACCCCCTGGGCCCTCGTCTCTCACTCAGTCTCACTGAACTCACCTTCTCACTCTTTCAAACAAGCCTTCTCCTTTCTGTCCCCCTACAACAGCCCTCAGACAGCTGTCAGTCCATCCCTCGGTACTCTGTGAGCCCTCACAGTGTTTAAGGTCCTAGAAACACAAGATGGACCAGGTCCTGCCATTCGGAGCCTATGCCAGCCCTTCTCAAACTTCGCTGAGCACACCAGTTCCTGGGGACaggttaaaatgcaaattttggtGCTACAGGTCTGAGGTGGGGCCTGtgactctgcatttctaagagGCTCccaggtactgctgctgctgctagtgaTTCCAGACCTATTCTTTGACTAACAAGGTCCCAGGTTACACAGGGGTTTTGAGTCTTGCCAAAGAGTGTAGGCAGAGGGCCATGGAGGGCCCAGGGTGGAGAGTTCTTCTGACACAGTTAAGGTCTCCAGGACAAATGCAGTCATCTGGGTTCTTTCATCAAATGATCTTCCCTAGGACAGGGTTCTTCTCCTATTCCTGGCTGGGTAGGGGAATTTCCCATGATGCTTAGTGAGCCTCTTGCCTCCTGAACTTGATAACTAAGATGTGCGAGGCCTTTACCCCATTTCCGGAGAAGAAAAAGCGCAGCGGCCTCAACCCCTTTCCCTCTCATGGTATTTACCCCAACCTCTGAAAGGGCCTTGGCCTGGCCAGCCCCGTGCCCCTCGCCCACCTGCAGCTCCCGAATGGTCTCCTGCTTCTAAGACGGCcgatttaattttcttctgagCTTCCCAAAGCTCCCAGGGCTGAGGATGAATCCCAGCCCCTTTACACTGCCCTCCAAAGACCACCCTCCCAGGCTTCCCTACTGCCTTCCCACCCAGGGTTCCCAGGTCGGCTCCAACTAAGATAGTACATCCTGCTTCTCTGCTCTCCTGCAGGGCGTCACCCCATGAATGTCCCTCCCTATTCCTCGACTGACCCTCTAACTTCTTAGGATTTTACATGTTTACATTCATTTAATTTCTATACAGGTTTAGGAAGAGCATGttatgttgtccattttatagacaacaaatctgaggctcagagaggcttgGTCACTTACCtctggtcacacagccaggaaggcaTTGAGTGGGGATTAGAGCTAAGCCTTTCGACCTATCTTCTGTTGGACCaccagagtttttgtttttgagcaTTTTCTTGTGAgccatacttgtgtgtgtgtgtgtgtgtgtgtgtattcctgcctggagaatcccatcgacagaggaccctggcaggctacagtacacagggttgcaaagagtcagacacgactgagcgacttagcacgcatgtatgttcatttgctcagccgtgtctgactctttgcgaccctatgaactgtaacctgcgagggtcctctgtccgtgggattctccaggcaagaaaacaagtgggttgtcataccttcctccaggggatcttcccaaccgagggatggaaccagggtctcctacactgcaggaggattctttactactgagccacttgggaagccagtgAGCCCTACTTTGATGGAGGGTTATACAAGGTGTGATGTGAACCCCCAAGAGGCTTATCCACCTGGTACGAGCTTGAGCTGACGGATGTCAGCATCTCTTCCCAGCTCAAGTTCAGTGACACCACATTGGTAGCGTGAAATTGGCTATGCTGggaatatttacaccatggaTATTGGCAAACGCTGCAAATCAGCACTCCCTGCAGAGCAAGTGGTTAACACGCGGCTGCAGCTCACCCAGGTCTGGGAGATGGAGACAGCCTCCTGGAGGAGACAACTTCCTAGCTGACCCTGGCAGAATGAGTGGGGGGAGAGGTGGGTGAATGTTAGCTTCATCTGGAACATTCGACCTGCCTTCTGCTTACAGCTCACTCAAAAGTGAGCAAGAACCCTTGGTCTATCCTAGAAAGGAAGTAAGAGGTTTCAGAGGAGAAGAATGCTGGGAGTGCAGAAGGGATTCTGGTGGGAGGACCGAGCAGGTGCAAGGGTCACCTGACCTTGTGTGGCCAGCCAGGAGAAACAGAGCTCATCCCGCATACACTTGGAGGCCACTGGCTGTGCGCAGGCAGGAGAGGCTCCCAGTGAACACTGTGGGGGGCAGATCTACCCTGAAAATCTCCCCTCTCTGAAGGGAGCAGTGAGTAGCAGTAGAGGATGTCTGAGAGGGGTCGATGAGGAGGTGTCTGAGACGACCCACTGAAGAGGCGTTGAGGACTCTAAGAGAGCCACCTGGGGGTGGCTGGGGGCGAACCAGCCTCTGCAAACTCCATGAAACCCGGTGGCTCACAGGtactgtgggggtggggagagacgaGCATCCAAAAGGAAGCTGGGATTTGTGCCGGCCGCTTGAGACAGGAATCCCGAGCTGTGGATTAGTTTGGGGGAGAGAGCTGGTGAATTTGAGTTAACGCGTGTGTGAGGCATGTTTGAGGCACCGGTGCCATCCAGGTGGGGGGCAAAGGCAGAGGGACATTGGTGTAGAGCCCCACGCATGGGTCTGGGCTGTCAGAGGTCACTGGCTTAGAGTGATGGACATCTGGGCCTAACCCTAAGGGACATCAGGTTCAAGGTCCGTCAGGAGAGTTGCCGGATGTTTGCCATCAGGGTGGTaacttggtttttttctttctctcttagaaATAATGAGAACTTCCAGTTTGGGGGTCAAGCATGTAAAGAACTTGGAAGTCATCATTCCCATTCTCACAATAAGAAGAAATATCTGAACAAGCTGAAAATCAGTAACTCTTCTC
It includes:
- the LOC133248485 gene encoding large ribosomal subunit protein uL22-like yields the protein MVRYSLDPENPTKSCKSRGLNLRVHFKNTRETAQAIKGMHIRKATKYPKDATLKKQCVPFCRYNGGVGGCAQAKQRGWTQGRWLKKSAEFLLRMLKNAESNAELKGLDVDSLVIEHIQVNKAPRMRRRTYRAHGRINPYRSSPCHIEMILPEKEQIVPKPEEEVAQKKKTSQKKLKKQTLTAGNKCRKK